In Miscanthus floridulus cultivar M001 chromosome 19, ASM1932011v1, whole genome shotgun sequence, the DNA window TTTGTCCATATTTGAGAATTCTGGAAAATAGATTTATAGGAGCGGCTTGTTtttcagccgtccctacaaatcctcACCCGCCCctgcaaatcgatttgtagggtgTTGATGGTTGTTAACATCTATAATAAATCGTCAACATattctgcatatatacttaactCCATCACCATACATAGGTCTAGggatttaaactaatgaattccacaagttttggtgaatctgtgtttataggaggatttattcagaaaaccggTAATGTGGACCCAATCGTTAGAGCAAATCACGATCATCCGTGGCAAAACTAACTTGGAAGAGTCTAGAATCTTCATAGAAGGCAAACCATCGAGACCTGACCCCACCCGTCATAGGGGGAGGCCGTTAGCCCCACCTGTAGGTCGGTCGGCATGTAGGTCCCAGCAATCAGCCTCTCCTTTGAAGGTCGGTTCGTAACGAGGGCTCAGATTTGACGTTGCCGTGAATTCATGGGCCCACAAGACTCCTAGTGCCTCCTATAAAATGCCCCCCATACCCCCCCTCCAGGGGCATCCTCATCTTAGGATCAGATGACAACAATCAAGAGAAGAATAGTCCTCAACATTAGGAACTATCCTTTGTAAATAgcaaatagtgagatagagagtgagggaagagtttggaggaagtgctggcctgtcggtgctctctctatatcttgtaccttggcggattcaagttctatttgagcttgcttttgagatatctctggtaatcaacttctgattcaagtaagtattgtgtctatattgttcatcaggtttgcgactcttttgagtactttaatccttgtagacattgggttaaagtagtaattatagtgtaagcgtggtgcttagactaggttactcatggatgcaccctatattccggaTCTGTGGTAGATCGCGAGAGTGACACTCGAGTCCGCCTGCGAGAATTCCTGGATTTCAGGGCTAGCAagctttggttgcttcttcctctgcttctcaGATATTGTCCACTTTCTGCTTGTTCCTCTGCTTCTGGGAGACTACGAGCCTTCCTCTAGCTCTTTCTGGTCTATGGTGGTGCATGTTCCTCTGCTTCTCGGAGAATGTTTGCCTGCCTCTAGCTCTTTCGCTTTACTTTAACTCACGCCATCTGCAACAATCAGAAAAAATTACACATGCGTTTCATCAAACACCATACATTCATGAAGAATAAAAAAGAGGAGATCACAGACAGCCTCACCGTGCTAAGGCGAGAAGGTGATCTGCCGATCTTGGCCGGCTTGCTCGCAAGAGGTGTGGCGTGCTGATAGATGGTGGCACGGTAGATCCCCGCAGTGCAGTAGATCCCTGCGGCATGGAAGGATTTGGGTAAGAGGTTTCGGTGTGTGGGGGAGGGGGTGGGTGGAGGGGGAGGTGGCGCAGGGTGGGTGGCACCGGACGGGGCGAACGGCGATGGAAACGGCGCGCAAAAGAGGAAAAGTTGGGGAAAAGCTGGGTACTAAGAGAATGCGTTTAGGGGCGGACTTTCCCACTTGTCGTGTAATTGCATCGCCGACACATAAACACTGTCAAGGAGTTGTTGTCCACCGAAACTTGGGGGTCCACTAAAACATGGGGATTAATATTGGTCAACGGTTAATACACATAGTAGTGTATTATATATCATCATAATTATCATTATATATAAAATTCGGTCTCTGCTCACTAGACGGGGCGGCGATTTGCCCGCGCAAAAATGTGATTTTGAGTGAAAAATGAAATCCCCATGCCCAGTAGTGCCACCAACACAAAACTAAAAATTATATCTCTCTTTTGCCCCCTCGCGAAAATTGGTTTACCACAccatcgatttcagacaagggTATTTGTGGTATTGGGATGGCCACATCAAAGTGCAAGGAGTCATTGTCTCTGCCTCCATCACCATTCTCTCCTCCCACTCTAGAGCCTAGCCCCCTCTACCACCTCGATTCAAACCCTAGCTAGGCGCATCGAAATAACAGCTTGACTCCCTATCCATTCTCtagccgcaccctctctcatacctttCCGAACCCTAGCCGGAGCCGAGTCAGATCCGATCCCCTTCGCCGACAGCAGTCCACTGATGGTGGAAGGACCACCGTCAGTGGCGGTACAGGCCGGAATCCAGACCCCCTATGTCGGCACCTGTCATGACCGAGCTACAGCGTCATCGTTGATGACTGCCACACCAGATCTACTACCCCTTTGTCGACGCCGACCGTACCACTTCCATGACCTGGATGACAAGAGGGCCATGCCGATGACGTAGCGTAGCCAGGaaaaggaagaggtacccaaattccttttaggccttgtttggatgcatgtgtatccactttaATCCACATATGATCCACTTCAACACTGTGGATCAAGATGAATACATGCACATCCAAACAATGCCTTATGATGCATGCTGTATTCTAGTGGTTGAACCTGGGGCATGTAGATAGTGATGGggttacatgtttcttagttgattgtagttcacatgtgctttattcgagTAATAGCTTCCATATAAGTTTTAGTTCACATGTACTTTATTCAATTAATGGCTTCCGTATATGTTGTAGTTTAGGCGCCTAATTTGCacgctcctgctctattttgttgATATTCGGTACAATGTTAactcaataaatgcctttgtaatctacaTGTTGACATTCAGAATATCTCTCTGAAGCAGAGGAGCGTGTTCAGGGATATGGTGATACATATACAGATTTATAAGAGCTAGTACCccttgcaattgaggtgcttgttctatcttatcAGGTTGGGTTGGGAGGAGGGTTGGTTTAGGTAGcagtgcaattcaattctttattgtgtggatagcaatgcaatttttcATGCTTGCCGCTTAAGTTTGTTTCTCTAATTTCAGGCTATGGGTTGAACAAGCTATAGAGAAGTCCCTACCAGCAGGGCAAAAGGCAGCACTGATATGGGTCCTGGGGGATGgcaatccaagagagtgaagccaaCTAGTCTAGTAGAGTTGCACCATCCTGGAGTTCCAACTAGGTCCAAAAGTCGGCATGCACAAGGCGAACAAAGCCCTGAGGGACTGGTCACgtgaagatgaccttagccatgctgaagaggagactccacctccccacccgcagaatgaccaaacttgcgaaggttggtattaccttagacatgtctatagATCAAGTCACACTATtagatatccatgttacttttctaacaatctgaatgcaTGAAGATTATGTAGTACCATTGcatatgtaaggaaaatggaccatatgcccatttactttgaattttggtgtttgatgaccaacacaagcaaattggactaatgaatttgcaagtgtttattttgtagttcaataggacgcaagatgtgacttggacaaaggcgacgtgatgatccgatgatcaacaccacaagcaagaccttaggagcacaagagaagacccaagatatcaagcaaagtccaagcacgaagataggaaccaagccgcacgcaagatcgtgaagaaatgagctcatagaagtgaccggacgctagaggaaagtgaccggatgctccgatcaatggctcagcaacagcaggcgtcagtagcaatgaccggacgctgaacaagtaaATCGTTCGGATGCTCCGATGGCACTGTTCACCAGcccggcaacacactcagcattaaccggacgctagcggcaaatcgaccggacgcaggacaacagcgtccgatcgagtacagagaggttccagagcggcaaacttgtgaccggacgcgtccggtggcaagtgacagGACTCTGGCTGCGTTTGATCAattgttcgtggctccaacggtcgggacaaccagacgcgtccgatcaggacgactccagtgtccggccagtagcagaaaagcgagacttcgtccccaacggctaatatctcagtgggacttataaatacaacccccaaccggccaaatgataggagtggagctaaggaaacatataaagggtgttgatacaccattttagtgatctctacttgcatagtgcttagtgttttattaggtgactagtatagtgcccgtgctaacgctacggtgacATTTACAAAAatcccgtgctaacgctacggtgacatctacaaaaaaaaatattatttttttcatttttctagtatattgcccgtgctaacgctacggtgacatctacaaaaaaataaattataaaactaaaaaaATCAACTCATAAAAGAAACACAAATTCACAAACTAATGAAATAAGAGCATGCATTATTGTGTGTTAAAAGataatgatggacttcataaATAAGAATCTgaaaaaacaaaataagaaaaatgaaaaaaaaatcggATACTGTTCTGTCTAGCACAACCCAAACACTCAGGTCTAAGTCATCCATGTGAGTACTTCAATAGTAGATAGATAAATGAGTTGGAAAAAATTAGTAACAATAGCAAAGCTACATATGGCAATGTTTCTGTACCCATTCTCGATCTAGACAGGCAAGCATTATGTATGGACAGTGGTCTGATCACTCACATTGCCACACTTGCAGTGGTCTGATCACTCACATTGCCACACTCACACTGCCACACTTGCAGTGGTCTGATCACTGCAGTGTACCCATTCATCTCCTTCATACAAGTTGACAGTGGTCTGATCACTCCCATTGCCACACTTGCAGTAACCATCGAAGATCGAATTCTAACCGTACTCAGAACGCTGTGAGCTGTAGGAAAGTATAAATTTCACATCTCTGCATACGCATTTAAAAGATTCAGTATTTTTAGTGAAAAATACAAAACAATAGAATCGAAGGAGCACCAATTTGTAAAGTAAACCTGTGGCTCCTGTCGAGCTGACCAACTGAGAAGGATTCCAAGATTCTCTTAGCTTTGCTGTTGTTGAATTGCTGGGCACCAGAATAAAAAGGTGTCCAGCTGTTGCTACTATAGTACTGCAAAGTGAAAAAATGAAGTCGAGTCGAGCAAGCTACTACCACTATTCTGAAAATGAAAGGAGAGTTGAGCTGCTGTAGATTGACACACTGAAAAACAAATGAAAGGAGAATTGACATGGAATGGGAATAACTCGATCTATTTCACTATTTGAAAAAATCAAGAACAAAATCCAATTCTGATTGACATGAAATTGGAATCACAACTTCGCTAGATCATGTACAATATATTTGACCAAAAACATCAAAAAAGATTGAGCCTTTTCGCTAAAAGATTGACCAAAAACACCCAATTTATCTGCAAGCAAATCACTCTGAACACTAAGCAGATCTAATCGTTTTAGTACAAAACTGAATATTAATCTTTTAGCCATGGCAGGGGTGCACTGCCGCAGAAGACTTGGGGATGAGCGGCCAGGTGGAGTGTGGAGACTGGACTGGAGATGGAGAGCCCGCTGCGTGCTGCTGTGCTTGCTGGATGCATGCCGGCGCTCGCCGCCCAGCTCCGAGTCCACCCACACATGTATCTGACCAAAAACTACATGTACTGGACACAATAGGCAACTACATCAGTTATTCCTACTATTGAAGTTGAGCCTCCAGGATGTTCATTTAATACTCCATTGGAAACACATCAAGTATGTGTTAACATTTATTTAGGAGTACCAGATATGGGCAATGTACTCTATTCCAGAGTTGTTAAAAATTGCTACTAATAGATACTCCTATATTTTTCAACGAATCAAACAGGAGGACCTTGCTGTTGCATTTGTTAAGAGGTAAAATTAAAGTCATTTCATTGAAGCAATAACCGAAGAAGATGTAAGTTTTATCTCCAAGACTTTACAGCTCTGTCATAAGAATCTGCGATTTAGACATTGCCCTGTCGTACTATCTGTAACATATAGCATGCAAATGTGTCTTGTTTTCACTTGTCACTTTCTGCATAGCCCAAAATATATCATGGACTTGGACAGTGCTAATGAGGCTACAGTAATCATGCTGCCCAATTCATTGATATAAAACTAAATACTATAGTTTCAGTTGCAACACCAAGCACATTTGGAACACACTGCTCATGCATCTCATAAACCGCATCTCACAATAGACAAATTTAAAAATTCAATCTAGGTCTGTCCAACTCACCAGAGCCCATATCGGGGAAGGGGGCcgatgcagcggcggcggcattggCAGGAAGAATTTGCCGCCGCAGACCGGGTACCCCCACATTTTCCCTGAGATATTAAGATACCAATACTTATTAAAAATAACCAAATGGTTTTAAAATATTTTCCGGAGCATGAAAGTTGCTACCACAAAATGTCATGTGCTAGAAGACTCCTTTGATTCCACACGGGCTCTTTTAACTCCTCTCCAGGCTAAAAATGCCATATCAAGGAACAACAACAGCTATAAATTTGCCCCAAGTCACAATAACATGTGTAGGGTCCCAGGAGTATGACCAAGAGTCTGCGCTTCTTATGCAAGTACAGTTCCCAGGATTCAATGGAAACAAATAAATCTTCAGAAAACATAGGCACTTGCAGTTGCAGAAGTATATTAGCAGAAATACATAATATTTCATTCAATAGGATACGACTTTCTTCAATAGAGATGCTGTTTGACTCATAAATTGGTGCATTTTCAGTCCCATCACCCTTGTCCAGCTTGACCTCAAAACCAATCACAGTCTGCATAGCTGCAACACTGATCTCGGGCTGAATGGAAGCATCCAGTAGCTGATCCTTTCCAACCACTACGTCATCATCCGCGAGGTCCATATCTTCCACTTGCCCCTCTTCAAGATCCATGTTCCTAGGCCCCAGCAGATGGCTTGGGATTACTACCTCTTCATCTTTCGCATCTTTCCCCCCCCT includes these proteins:
- the LOC136527533 gene encoding uncharacterized protein isoform X3 — encoded protein: MTFCGKMWGYPVCGGKFFLPMPPPLHRPPSPIWALCVNLQQLNSPFIFRIVVVACSTRLHFFTLQYYSSNSWTPFYSGAQQFNNSKAKRILESFSVGQLDRSHRDVKFILSYSSQRSEYG